The proteins below come from a single Mangifera indica cultivar Alphonso chromosome 16, CATAS_Mindica_2.1, whole genome shotgun sequence genomic window:
- the LOC123198707 gene encoding uncharacterized protein LOC123198707 isoform X2: MALELSSLIAILENVFDRLESRELLDRSPCLGVASQLGKLKILLMKIKSVLVDVETQQLKKELISCLDDLLDLVYDLDDMLDEFTTDILGRELMAERYFSISKDKSSTPQCKFINADTRTMV; encoded by the exons ATGGCCCTGGAATTGTCCTCCCTAATTGCTATTTTGGAAAACGTATTTGACAGACTGGAGTCCAGAGAGTTGCTGGATCGTTCACCATGTCTGGGGGTAGCTTCACAGCTGGGAAAGTTGAAAATACTTTTAATGAAGATTAAATCAGTCCTCGTCGATGTAGAGACGCAGCAACTCAAAAAGGAACTGATATCGTGTCTGGACGATTTACTGGACTTGGTTTATGATCTGGATGACATGCTGGACGAGTTTACGACTGATATTTTAGGGCGTGAGCTGATGGCTGAACGTTATTTTAGCATTAGCAAG GATAAAAGTTCAACCCCCCAATGCAAATTTATCAATGCCGATACCCGGACG ATGGTTTGA
- the LOC123198707 gene encoding putative disease resistance protein At3g14460 isoform X1 — MLQIEECHSLTFLTRGHLPPFLEQLSLINCKKLDGLLDDKKDTFSFSTSSVHDEDVTLASTNLLEYLYISQCPSLTFLSSRDQLFIGLKHLDIRDCSGLRTLLLQGQLPTTLEHLEISGCSELIRLSTNGLLPKMLKHLDIADCPKLKSIAKSFDKGTFVGFIQIKNCKNLEFIPEGIHNLDSLHTMYVQDCPSLVSFPSKGFPNTNLTVLSIERCEKLTALPSRLQNLHCLQQLVTRQCPSIMSIPKEGFPANLTSLSIADVSLYNSLFEWGLHNLTSLRYLEIRGCLDAICFPIEEMSMVLPTSLTQLTIRGFPKLKYLSSRGFETLKSLEELSISDCPELSSFPESLPSSLLQLYISNCPSLKKHCRRNKGQEWSKIADIPRVRIDYEFIYDT; from the coding sequence ATGTTGCAAATTGAGGAATGTCATTCTCTAACATTTCTTACGAGAGGTCACCTACCTCCATTTCTAGAACAACTCTCTCTAATAAATTGTAAGAAATTGGACGGGTTGTTGGATGATAAAAAGGACACTTTCTCGTTTTCCACTTCATCGGTGCATGATGAGGATGTTACACTTGCCAGTACAAATCTTCTTGAGTATTTGTATATCTCCCAATGCCCATCTCTCACTTTTCTATCATCAAGGGACCAGTTATTTATTGGACTGAAACACCTTGATATTCGAGATTGTTCGGGGCTTAGAACTTTGTTATTGCAAGGTCAGTTACCCACAACACTGGAGCACCTGGAGATTTCAGGTTGCTCAGAGCTTATCAGGTTGTCAACTAATGGTCTGTTACCTAAGATGCTTAAACACCTGGACATCGCTGATTGTCCAAAGTTAAAGTCCATAGCAAAGAGCTTCGACAAAGGCACGTTTGTTGGATTTATCCAGATCAAGAACTGTAAAAATCTTGAATTCATACCTGAGGGTATACATAATCTGGATAGTCTCCATACAATGTATGTACAAGATTGTCCTAGTCTTGTCTCCTTTCCTTCAAAAGGCTTTCCCAACACCAACTTAACTGTGTTATCAATTGAGAGGTGTGAGAAACTTACAGCTTTACCCAGCAGGCTGCAAAACCTCCACTGTCTTCAACAATTAGTAACACGGCAGTGTCCAAGTATCATGTCCATTCCCAAGGAAGGCTTCCCTGCCAATCTAACCTCACTTTCAATTGCTGATGTCAGTCTGTATAATTCACTGTTTGAATGGGGTCTGCATAATCTCACCAGTCTAAGATACCTTGAGATTAGGGGATGCCTAGATGCAATTTGTTTTCCGATAGAGGAAATGAGTATGGTGCTTCCAACCTCTCTAACTCAACTGACTATTAGAGGATTcccaaaattgaaatatttatcatCTAGGGGTTTTGAGACCCTTAAGTCTCTTGAAGAACTTTCCATTAGTGATTGCCCGGAGTTGTCATCCTTTCCAGAAAGTTTGCCATCCTCACTTCTGCAATTGTATATTTCTAATTGTCCTTCGCTGAAAAAGCACTGCAGAAGGAATAAAGGACAAGAGTGGTCTAAGATTGCTGATATTCCTCGTGTCAGAATAGATTATGAATTCATCTACGATACATAG
- the LOC123199212 gene encoding L-ascorbate oxidase-like, which translates to MDVVVATGFRKQALNLFLLCVLIIISCINIPVAEARIRRYKWEVKYEFKSPDCFKKLVFTINGRTPGPTIVAEQNDKIIVELKNSLLTENVAIHWHGIRQIGTPWFDGTEGVTQCPILPGQTFTYKFVVDRPGTYLYHAHYGMQLEAGLYGSIRVSSKEPEPFTYDFDKTIILNDWYHKSTYEQATGLSAIPFQWVGEPHSLLLNGRGRYNCSLLTGPSTDVASICNATNPECSPFTLTVVPGKTYRLRISSLTALSALSFQIEGHNMTVVEADGHYVEPFVVQNLFIYSGESYSVLIKTNQNPSRNYWATTNVVSRNATTPPGLAIINYYPNHPRRSPPTSPPPGPLWNDVASRYNQSQAIKARQGFIIQPPLTADRMIVFLNTQNTVNGQYRWSVNNVSFNLPHTPYLISLKNNLHHAFDQTPPPGGYDFKNYNIYNVSVNTNATTRSGIYRLQFNSTVDIILQNANTMTPNNSETHPWHLHGHDFWVLGFGEGKFDMYNDPKKYNLVNPIMKNTVPVHRYGWTALRFQADNPGAWAFHCHIDSHFYMGMGVVFAEGIDRLGKLPPSIMGCVGH; encoded by the exons ATGGACGTTGTCGTTGCTACAGGATTCAGAAAACAGGCGTTAAACTTGTTTCTTTTGTGTGTTTTGATCATTATTTCCTGCATAAATATTCCTGTTGCCGAGGCCAGAATCCGGAGATACAAATGGGAAGTGAAGTATGAATTCAAATCTCCAGATTGCTTCAAGAAACTGGTGTTCACCATTAATGGAAGAACTCCAGGGCCAACCATAGTGGCTGAGCAAAATGACAAAATCATTGTTGAGCTGAAGAACAGTTTATTGACCGAGAATGTTGCCATCCATTGGCATGGAATTCGTCAG aTTGGAACGCCCTGGTTTGATGGCACAGAAGGAGTCACTCAATGCCCAATTCTTCCTGGACAAACCTTCACTTATAAATTTGTTGTTGATAGG CCTGGAACATATTTGTATCATGCCCATTATGGGATGCAATTAGAAGCTGGTCTCTATGGATCCATTCGTGTATCTTCAAAAGAACCTGAGCCATTTACCTACGATTTCGATAAAACCATCATCCTGAATGACTGGTACCACAAAAGCACTTACGAACAAGCCACTGGCTTGTCCGCCATTCCATTCCAGTGGGTTGGGGAGCCTCAT TCGCTTCTGTTAAATGGAAGAGGAAGATACAACTGCTCTCTTTTGACCGGCCCCAGCACAGATGTTGCCAGTATTTGTAACGCTACAAATCCTGAATGCTCTCCCTTTACATTAACAGTTGTCCCTGGAAAAACTTACCGGTTGAGGATCTCTAGCTTGACTGCCCTTTCAGCCCTCAGCTTCCAGATAGAG GGCCACAATATGACTGTTGTTGAAGCAGATGGGCACTATGTGGAGCCCTTTGTGGTGCAAAACTTGTTCATATACTCAGGAGAGTCATATTCAGTTCTAATAAAAACTAaccaaaacccctcaagaaattacTGGGCTACAACCAATGTTGTGAGCAGAAATGCCACAACTCCACCAGGCTTAGCCATTATCAATTATTATCCAAACCATCCCAGAAGATCTCCTCCCACAAGTCCACCCCCCGGCCCCCTTTGGAACGACGTTGCATCCCGGTATAACCAAAGTCAAGCCATCAAAGCCCGCCAAGGCTTCATCATCCAACCACCCCTAACAGCGGACAGAATGATTGTATTTCTCAACACGCAAAACACCGTCAATGGCCAATATCGCTGGTCAGTCAACAATGTATCGTTCAATTTGCCTCACACCCCTTACCTCATCTCTCTCAAGAACAATTTACACCATGCATTTGATCAAACTCCGCCCCCGGGCGGGTacgattttaaaaactataacaTTTACAACGTTTCTGTAAACACAAATGCAACCACTCGCAGTGGCATCTACAGGCTACAATTCAATTCAACAGTGGATATTATTCTTCAGAATGCAAATACAATGACTCCGAACAATAGTGAAACACATCCCTGGCATTTACATGGGCATGATTTTTGGGTACTTGGCTTTGGAGAAGGCAAGTTTGACATGTACAATGACCCAAAGAAGTACAATTTGGTGAACCCGATTATGAAAAATACAGTGCCAGTTCATAGATATGGATGGACTGCTTTGAGATTCCAGGCGGATAATCCCGGAGCCTGGGCTTTTCATTGCCATATTGATTCCCATTTTTACATGGGGATGGGCGTTGTGTTTGCCGAAGGAATTGACAGGCTTGGAAAATTGCCGCCTTCTATTATGGGTTGTGTGGGACATTAA